The Aquipuribacter hungaricus genomic sequence GGTCTCGTCGGTCCACAGCCGGCCGGGACCGGTGACCCCGAAGCGGTGGAAGGCGGACGCGACCACGGGCGGCAGGGAGCGGCCGACCGCTTCGTGGCCGAGGACCCGTCGCTCCAGGTCGAGCGCGCCGGTCGGCAGGTCGGCGAGCAGCGACCACACGTCCTCGACGAAGCGGGTGACCTCCTCGGCCGGGCCGGAGGCCTCGAAGCCGGTGGTCCACGCCCCGGTGTGGCCGCCCACGTCGATGTGCCGCCGCCCCGCCGCCCGCATGACCAGGTGCTCGACGAGGTGCGTGAGGCCGCGGTCCGGCATCGCCTCGTCGACCATGCCCACCCGGAACACCAGGCGTGCCCGGACCGGGCCGGGCGCCGGCACGACGACGTGGGGGACGCCATGACGCACGTGGACGGTGGCCTCGGTGACGACCGGGCCGTCGTGCGACGGGGCGACGGGGACCGCTGTGTCGACGCCCGGGGCGGGGAGGGTGGTGTCGGTGCTCACCCGAGGAGCATGGCTCCGGGCCGCGCGACCGGGTGGCGGTTCCGTGCCGGGTCCACCCGGGAGGGTCAGGGCAGCGCGTCCCCGAGGTCGAAGGAGTCGGCGTCCGGGGAGCGGTCGGACACCTGCTCGGTGAGCGAGCCGTCGGGCGCGCTGACGAGCAGCTCCTCGAACGCCGACGGCTCGTCGACCGCGAGGTACATCAGCGGGTGGGCGTGCAGCTTGACCTCGTAGGACCCGAGCGCCCGCCGGTAGGCGCCGACGTCGCGCCACCGGGTCGACAGGGTCCAGAGGCCGGGGTCGTCCGTGGACCGGGCGACGGTCCCCCAGACGTGGCCGGGCCGGGCGGCGAGCGCCTCCAGCGCCGTGCGCGCTCGGTCGAGGAACTGGGGCGCCTCGTCGGCGGGGACGCGGTATCGGGTGACGGCCAGCACGCCGCGACGGTAGCCCTCCGGCCTTGCATGCGCTGCGGCGCAGTTGTCCTGGACGCGAACGATTATCAGGATGTCGGTATGAGACCCGCGCCCCGCGCCCTGCTGCTCGCCCCCGTCGTCGCCACCGTGCTCACGGTGGCCGCGTGCGGCGGCGGGACGGCGGCCGGCGGCAGCACGGACGAGGGCGCGGCCGGGGGCGGCGCCGCTGCGGCGCAGGACGGCGGGCTGCAGGTCGTCGCGGCGTTCTACCCGTTGCAGTTCCTCACCAGCCGCGTCGCGGGCGACCGCGCGGAGGTCACGAGCCTGACGCCCCCTGGCGCGGAGCCGCACGACCTCGAGCTGAGCCCGCAGTCGCTCGCCGGCCTGGGCGAGGCGGACCTCGTGGTCGTCCTCGGCGGTTTCCAGCCGTCGCTCGACGACGCGCTGGGCACCTCCGACGCGCCGGTCCTCGACCTCGCCGAGGTGGCCGACCGCCCCTACGAGGGCCAGCACGACGACGCCCACGAGGGCGAGGGCGAGGAGGACCACGCGGCGGAGGAGACGCACGCCGACGAGGAGACGCACGGCGACGAGGACGGCGCCACGGACCCGCACTTCTGGACCGACCCGACCCACATGGCCGAGGCCGCCGAGCAGGTCGCGGCCGCCCTCTCCGAGGCGGACCCCGAGGGCGCCGAGGCCTACGAGGCCGGCGCCGCGGCGCTGGCCGAGGAGCTCGGCGCGCTCGACACCGAGGCGCAGGAGGCCCTCGCCTCGTGCGAGGTCACCACGCTGGTCACCGCCCACGACGCTTTCGGCTACTTCGCCGACCGGTACGGCTTCGAGGTCCGCCCGGTCAACGGCATCACCCCCGACCAGGAGCCCGACGCCGGCACGCTCGCCGAGCTGTCGGACTTCGTCGCCGCCGAGGGCGTGACGACCGTCTACACCGAGACCCTGGTCTCCTCCGCGGTCGCCGACACCGTCGCCGCCGAGGCGGGCGTGCAGACCGCCGTCCTCGACCCGCTCGAGGGCCTGACCGACGACTCGTCCGGCGAGGACTACCTGGAGATCATGCGCGCGAACATCGACGTGGTGCGGGACGGCCAGTCGTGCGCCTGAGCACCCGCGCCCCCGGGCCGGCCACCGTCGCCAGCGAGCCCCTGCCCGCGTCCGTGCAGGACACGGCGGTGCCGGCGCTGCTGCTGCAGCACGCCACGGTCGGCTACGGCCGACGTCCCGTCGTCCACTCCGCCGACCTGCGCGTCGAACAGGGGCAGGCGGTCGCCCTGCTCGGCGCCAACGGCTCGGGCAAGTCGACCCTGGTGCGGGGCATCCTGGGCCTGGCCGAGGTCCTGTCCGGCCACGTCGACGTGCTCGGCGAGCACGTCGAGCACGGCGCCTCGGCCGCGGCGTCCCTGGTCGGCTACGTGCCCCAGCGTCACAGCGTGTCCGGCGCCGTCCCCAGCACGGCGGCCGAGGTCGTCGGGGCCGGGCTGCTGGCCTCGCGCGGGTTCTGGCGGGCGCCCCGGCGCGGCGACCGCGACCGCGTCATGGCCGCCCTGGCCGAGGTCGGGCTCGCCGACCGGGCCCGGACCCGGGTGGCGGAGCTGTCCGGCGGGCAGCAGCGGCGGGTGCTCATCGCCCGAGCGCTCGTGTCCTCGCCCCGGCTGCTGGTCCTCGACGAGCCGACCGCCGGCGTCGACCGGCGCAGCACCGAGCAGCTCGTGCGCACGCTCGCCGAGGTCAAGGCCGCCGGCCGGGCCATGCTCGTGGTCACCCACGACCTGGCCGAGCTGGGCCCGGTCCCGGACCGCGCGGTCACCATGCAGGACGGCCGGGTCGCCTCCGACCTGGCCTGCGTGTGCGACCCGGCGACCGGGTGCTGCACGACTGTCCCGGCCGGGCAGGTCTGACGTGCTCGCGGTCCTCGACTACGACTTCATGCGCCGGGCCCTGCTCGCGGCGCTCATGGTGGGCACGGTGGCCCCGCTCGTCGGGGTGTTCGTCGTCCAGCGGCGGCTGTCCCTCATCGGCGACGGGATCGGCCACGTGGCCCTCGCCGGCGTCGCCGTCGGGCTCATCACCGGCAGCTCGCCGACCTGGGTGGCGCTCGTCGCGGCGGTGCTCGCGGCCGTGGCGCTGGAGCTGGTCCGGGCCTCCGGGCGCACCAGCGGCGACCTCGCCCTGGCGATGCTCTTCTACGCCGGAATCGCGGCCGGCGTCGTGCTCGTCAGCCTGTCCCCCGACGGCAGCGCGGCCAACCTCGTCGCCTACCTGTTCGGGTCCATCACCACGACGACCTCCGCGGACCTGGCGCTGTTCGCCGGGCTGGCCGTCCTCGTCGTCGTCAGCGTCGCCCTGCTCGGGCGCGCGCTGTACGCGGTGAGCGACGACGAGGAGTTCGCCCGCGCCTCGGGGCTGCCGGTGCTCGCGGTCAACCTCGTGCTCGCGGTGCTCGTGGCCGCCACCGTGGTGCTGAGCATGAGGGTGGTGGGCCTGCTGCTCATCAGCGCGCTCATGGTGGTGCCGGTGGCCCTGGCCCAGCTGGTCGCGCGCAGCTTCGCCCAGACCGTGGTCGTCGCCTGCGCCACGGGGCTCGTCGCCTCGCTGCTGGGGACCACGCTGTCCTTCTACGCCGACACCCCCTCCGGCGGGACGATCGTCCTGCTGGCGGTCGGCGCCTTCGCCGTCACCGCCCTGGCCACCCTCGGCACCGGCAGGGCGCGCGCCCTGCGCCACCGACGCCGGCACGGGCTGCCCGAGCAGCACGGCGACCACGTCCACCACGGTGAGCACGTCCACGGCGAGGACGGCTGCGAGCACCCGGTCGTCGCCCACCACGACCACGTCGACTACGTGCACGACGGTCACCGGCACTCGCCGCGCCTGACCCGGCACGGCGTCGGCTACGACGAGCACTGAGGAGCACCGGGACCGTGGCGGACGGGACGGCGCGCCTTCTCGAGGAGCACGAGGCGGTCAGCGAGCTCTTCCGCACGCTCGGCTCCCCCGTGCGGGTCGCCGTGGTCACCCTGCTCAGCGAGGGCGAGATGTGCGTGCACGAGCTCGTCGACGCCCTGGCCCTCCCCCAGCCGCTCGTGTCGCAGCACCTGCGGGTGCTGCGGGAGGCCCACCTGGTGACCCGGACCCGCCGCGGCCGCGAGGTCGCCTACGTCCTGGGCGACCACCACGTCGCGCACATCGTCGCCGACGCCCGCACGCACGCCGTCGAGCAGGCCCCGGCCGTCCTCGACGACGACCCGCACGAGCCGCCGGCATGACGGCCGCGGCCCCGTGGCAGGGTGGGCGGCCGTGAGCACCGAGACCTCCCCCGTGCGACGGCACACCCGGCAGCGCGCCGCCGTGCACGCCGCCCTGGAGCGGACCGAGGAGTTCGTCAGCGCGCAGGAGCTGCACGCCGCGCTGCGCGCCGAGGGCGACCGGATCGGGCTGGCCACGGTCTACCGGTCGCTGCAGACGCTCACCGAGGATGGCCAGGTCGACGTGCGCCGCGGCAGCGACGGCGAGGCGCTGTACCGCCGCTGCAGCACCGGCCACCACCACCACCTGGTGTGCCGCCGCTGCGGGCGCACCGTGGAGGTCGAGTCGCGCGTGGTCGAGCGGTGGGCGGCCGGCGTGGCGGCCGACAACGGCTTCGTCGACGCCGTGCACACCGTCGAGATCACCGGTACCTGCGCGGCCTGCGCCGCGGCCGGCTGAGCCAGGCGCGCTGAGGCTCAGGGGCAGGCTGAGGGTCAGGGGCCGACCGGGTCAGCTGCCCCGGACCGCGTCGACCGCGCCGCCCCAGCGGCGGTCCCGGCGGGCGTAGGTCTCGCACGCCCGCCAGAGCGAGCGGCGGTCCACGTCGGGCCACAGCTCGTCGGTGAAGACCAGCTCGGCGTAGGCGGACTGCCACAGCAGGAAGTTCGACGTCCGCTGCTCCCCGGACACCCGCCAGAACATGTCGACGTCCGGCATGTCGGGCTCGTCGAGGTGGGCGGCGAGGAGCTCCTCGTCGACGTCCTTGGGCGACAGGGTGCCCGCCCGCACCTTGGCGGCGATCGCGGCCACGGCGTCGACGATCTCGGCCCGCCCGCCGTAGTTGACGCACATGGTGAGCGTGCAGACCGTGTTGTCGCGGGTGAGCTCCTCGGCGCGCTGGAGCTCGTCGACCACGCTGCGCCACAGCCGCGGCCGCCGACCGGCCCACCGGACCCGGACGCCCCAGGCGTGCATCTCGTCGCGGCGGCGGCGGATGACGTCCCGGTTGAAGCCCATGAGGAAGGCGACCTCCTCGGGCGACCGCTTCCAGTTCTCGGTGCTGAACGCGTAGGCGGAGACGTGGCCCACGCCGAGCTCGATGGCGCCGGCGACCACGTCGAGCAGCGCGGCCTCGCCGGCCTCGTGCCCCCGGGTGCGCGGCAGGCCGCGGCTGTTGGCCCAGCGGCCGTTGCCGTCCATGACGACGGCCACGTGGCGCGGGACGAGCTCGGCGGGGATGGCGGGCGGGGTGGCCCCGCTCGGGTGCGCCGGCGGTCGCTGCGGCGAGGACGGCTGCGGCGTCACGGGCTGCCACCCGGGGCCCTGGCGGCTCACGGTCGCTCCACCAGGCGCAGGGAGCGCACGCCGGACTCCAGGTGCCACTGCAGCAGGGCGGTGACCACCTCGCTGGCGCGGCGCCGCGCCCAGT encodes the following:
- a CDS encoding antibiotic biosynthesis monooxygenase family protein, whose protein sequence is MLAVTRYRVPADEAPQFLDRARTALEALAARPGHVWGTVARSTDDPGLWTLSTRWRDVGAYRRALGSYEVKLHAHPLMYLAVDEPSAFEELLVSAPDGSLTEQVSDRSPDADSFDLGDALP
- a CDS encoding metal ABC transporter substrate-binding protein, which encodes MRPAPRALLLAPVVATVLTVAACGGGTAAGGSTDEGAAGGGAAAAQDGGLQVVAAFYPLQFLTSRVAGDRAEVTSLTPPGAEPHDLELSPQSLAGLGEADLVVVLGGFQPSLDDALGTSDAPVLDLAEVADRPYEGQHDDAHEGEGEEDHAAEETHADEETHGDEDGATDPHFWTDPTHMAEAAEQVAAALSEADPEGAEAYEAGAAALAEELGALDTEAQEALASCEVTTLVTAHDAFGYFADRYGFEVRPVNGITPDQEPDAGTLAELSDFVAAEGVTTVYTETLVSSAVADTVAAEAGVQTAVLDPLEGLTDDSSGEDYLEIMRANIDVVRDGQSCA
- a CDS encoding metal ABC transporter ATP-binding protein, translating into MRLSTRAPGPATVASEPLPASVQDTAVPALLLQHATVGYGRRPVVHSADLRVEQGQAVALLGANGSGKSTLVRGILGLAEVLSGHVDVLGEHVEHGASAAASLVGYVPQRHSVSGAVPSTAAEVVGAGLLASRGFWRAPRRGDRDRVMAALAEVGLADRARTRVAELSGGQQRRVLIARALVSSPRLLVLDEPTAGVDRRSTEQLVRTLAEVKAAGRAMLVVTHDLAELGPVPDRAVTMQDGRVASDLACVCDPATGCCTTVPAGQV
- a CDS encoding metal ABC transporter permease, producing MLAVLDYDFMRRALLAALMVGTVAPLVGVFVVQRRLSLIGDGIGHVALAGVAVGLITGSSPTWVALVAAVLAAVALELVRASGRTSGDLALAMLFYAGIAAGVVLVSLSPDGSAANLVAYLFGSITTTTSADLALFAGLAVLVVVSVALLGRALYAVSDDEEFARASGLPVLAVNLVLAVLVAATVVLSMRVVGLLLISALMVVPVALAQLVARSFAQTVVVACATGLVASLLGTTLSFYADTPSGGTIVLLAVGAFAVTALATLGTGRARALRHRRRHGLPEQHGDHVHHGEHVHGEDGCEHPVVAHHDHVDYVHDGHRHSPRLTRHGVGYDEH
- a CDS encoding metalloregulator ArsR/SmtB family transcription factor, translating into MADGTARLLEEHEAVSELFRTLGSPVRVAVVTLLSEGEMCVHELVDALALPQPLVSQHLRVLREAHLVTRTRRGREVAYVLGDHHVAHIVADARTHAVEQAPAVLDDDPHEPPA
- a CDS encoding Fur family transcriptional regulator produces the protein MSTETSPVRRHTRQRAAVHAALERTEEFVSAQELHAALRAEGDRIGLATVYRSLQTLTEDGQVDVRRGSDGEALYRRCSTGHHHHLVCRRCGRTVEVESRVVERWAAGVAADNGFVDAVHTVEITGTCAACAAAG
- a CDS encoding isoprenyl transferase; amino-acid sequence: MSRQGPGWQPVTPQPSSPQRPPAHPSGATPPAIPAELVPRHVAVVMDGNGRWANSRGLPRTRGHEAGEAALLDVVAGAIELGVGHVSAYAFSTENWKRSPEEVAFLMGFNRDVIRRRRDEMHAWGVRVRWAGRRPRLWRSVVDELQRAEELTRDNTVCTLTMCVNYGGRAEIVDAVAAIAAKVRAGTLSPKDVDEELLAAHLDEPDMPDVDMFWRVSGEQRTSNFLLWQSAYAELVFTDELWPDVDRRSLWRACETYARRDRRWGGAVDAVRGS